The window ATTTGACACGTCATTTTGACGGCACGGTCACCAATGCCAAGCGAATAGTCATTTATGAAAAATTGATTTTCCTTGCAAGAAGTGACGATGAATGTGATATTGATGATTTTGTGAGAActttcattttgttcattttcaacTGCATAATATTTCCCACGGACAATTGTATCACTCCTGAATTTATATTTCCTTATCTCGATGATCTTACGAATTTTTTTGAATATGCTTCGGGAGATGCTGCCTTCCGATTTTTATATCGATAAATATGTCAGATCAGGAAAAAACTTTATGTTGATGGATGCACGGTTGGATTGATGGTTAGTATTCAGCTTTACTAATTATGGTCattaacttttattttattttttgttttaggcTTGGTTATATGAGACAGTCCCAGTTTTAGGAGTAAGGCGTGGTTTAAATGTTTACCTCTGGTTGTTTTGTTGGTGGAAGAGCAAGATCCCACTAAATGCAGCTGGCACTGAAACATTGTTGAAACGCATAGATTAAACCCAGGTActtataattattttagtttattAATCTAGTTGTGCAAAATTAATGTTTAGTTGATTGACAGTGGtatattttttttgtgaataGATTCTGTCGATACATCCATTTTGTGAGGATGAGAAGTTGTTAGTGGACATGAATCTTGGTTTAAAGCAAGAAACGAATAGATGTGAAGTAAAACGTTTTGAGAAACTTGTGATGAAACAAATGAATGAGTTAAAGATACTGAGAAAGAGATGTGCTGAGTTAGAGGGTGAAAAGGTTCGACGTAGAACGAAGGGAAAAAGGTCTGTGGCAGATAAGCGTGAAAATGTTGTTGATTCTGAGGAAAAGGTTGataaaacagaaaaaaaaaaggtgACTTTTGAGTCACCACATGATGCAAGAGCTAACTTTGGTGATTTTGTTGACGTAGTGGTAAATGCAGTTGTTTCTGATTTggctaaaagaaaagaaagagttagaTGAATCCCATTCTTTGAATGCTTGTGTTGATGAGAGCATTGGTGGTAGTTTTGTTGCTACTTCTGAAGTGGAGAATAAAACGGTTTCTCAATCTTCAATTGCGGATCATGTGAGGGCTAGGGATGATCGTGTAAAGAAAAAAAAGGGTTCCATGTTTGTGACTCCACCTAGCTCAACACCAAGACGTCAGAGGAAGTTGAAAAAACATGTAAATGAAGTGTCAATTATTTCCAAATCGATTGTATtaagtttaatttattttttctgtttttcagtactattgttgttattgatgtttGGATTTTCTGTTATATTGCTGAATATATCGCCACTTTTGGACAGGAAGTTATAGACGTTGAGAAGAAAGGCAATACTCCTGGCAAGGTTGCCATTGATGAGTTTCAAGGTAGATCAGATTTCTGTGGACATGGAGAAGCTGATGATGAAGAGAGAAAATTGGTGACAAACTTTCTTGCTAGAAAAGAGTTGGAGTACGTTGATATTCCGTATGTTTCTTCTTCTTATTTTCGTAATAATGTGTCcaaattttttaatgaaattgagttttctatttTGTAGTGTTGTTGTTTGGGAAGATGCTGATTATGAGTTTAAGTGGACCGATATTATGTCATTTTCTTTTTGGTGATCCTGTTGAGTCTGAGATAATTAATGTTCACATGAGAATTATGCAAAAGCAAAGTTTGCAGCATGGATTTGAGATTTATTGCATGGACACAATGGTGCAGGTTCGTAGCAGTATGAGTTTTgcgtttttttttgttttcgttTTACTATATTAAGATAAATGAGTATATGTGTTCTTCAATCAGAGAATCATCTACCAAATGACGCAGACAATATGAATGATTACTGCTTGGGAATATTAAATCAATGGCCTTGATTATTCCAGGATG is drawn from Primulina eburnea isolate SZY01 chromosome 10, ASM2296580v1, whole genome shotgun sequence and contains these coding sequences:
- the LOC140803918 gene encoding uncharacterized protein; this encodes MQLFLIWLKEKKELDESHSLNACVDESIGGSFVATSEVENKTVSQSSIADHVRARDDRVKKKKGSMFVTPPSSTPRRQRKLKKHEVIDVEKKGNTPGKVAIDEFQGRSDFCGHGEADDEERKLVTNFLARKELEYVDIPYVSSSYFRNNVSKFFNEIEFSIL